A stretch of Gemmatimonas aurantiaca T-27 DNA encodes these proteins:
- a CDS encoding RNA polymerase sigma factor, producing MPSPDFTDDHTELTSLEAYVPRVRAGDATAYEQLFRALHVSLVTFATRYTGDTARAEELVQDVFFAIWQNRTEWSPNGSVRAYFYGAVRNRALNLRRRDALEQDWVTDTEHEGAEGILMGSVAAGVSDAEQDRADLLARAHAALDALPERCRLVMHLRWREGLSYAEIAETMGIGVKGVENQLARGLKAVRTRLLGG from the coding sequence GTGCCGTCCCCCGATTTCACCGATGACCACACCGAGCTCACGTCGCTCGAAGCGTACGTGCCGCGTGTGCGTGCGGGAGACGCGACGGCATACGAGCAGTTGTTTCGCGCACTGCATGTGTCACTGGTAACCTTTGCCACACGCTACACGGGTGACACGGCCCGCGCGGAAGAGCTGGTGCAGGATGTCTTCTTTGCCATCTGGCAGAATCGCACCGAATGGTCGCCCAATGGTTCGGTGCGCGCGTACTTCTATGGTGCGGTGCGCAATCGGGCGCTCAACCTGCGGCGTCGGGATGCTCTGGAGCAGGACTGGGTCACCGACACCGAGCACGAAGGTGCCGAGGGGATCCTGATGGGATCGGTGGCCGCCGGCGTTTCTGATGCCGAGCAGGACCGTGCCGATCTGTTGGCCCGCGCGCATGCGGCCCTCGATGCGCTGCCCGAGCGATGCCGACTGGTGATGCACCTGCGTTGGCGCGAAGGATTGAGTTACGCGGAGATCGCCGAAACCATGGGGATCGGCGTGAAAGGCGTGGAGAATCAATTGGCCCGTGGGCTCAAAGCCGTGCGTACAAGGCTGCTGGGCGGCTGA